A stretch of the Agelaius phoeniceus isolate bAgePho1 chromosome 1, bAgePho1.hap1, whole genome shotgun sequence genome encodes the following:
- the LOC129134929 gene encoding serum paraoxonase/arylesterase 2 isoform X1: MGKLLAVALVGIAAALAAERLLAFRSRLNASREVAPVSLPDCRLIKGIETGSEDIEILPNGLAFISSGLKYPGIKSFAPDKPGEIFLMDLNEDNPRAVELRISRGFDLASFNPHGISTYIDRDDTVYLFVVNHPHQKSTVELFKFVEDDNSLVHLKTIRHDLLTSMNDIVAMGPDSFYATNDHYFSDFLLMFLEMLLGLTWSNVVYYSPKEVKEVASGFYSANGINISPDRKYIYIADILDHNVYVMEKHANWSLTHVKTLQLDTLVDNLSIDPHTGDIWIGCHPNGMKLFYYDPENLPASEVLRIQNILSEQPVVTRVYSDNGSVLQGSSVASIYQGKLLIGTVFHRALYCHL; encoded by the exons ATGGGGAAGCTGCTGGCGGTGGCTCTCGTCGGGATAGCGGCAGCCTTGGCGGCGGAGCGGCTGCTGGCATTCCG GAGCAGACTCAATGCTTCACGGGAAGTAGCCCCGGTGAGCCTCCCGGACTGCCGGCTCATTAAAGGGATCG aAACTGGTTCAGAAGACATCGAAATACTTCCCAATGGACTGGCTTTTATCAGCTCT GGCTTGAAATATCCAGGAATAAAGAGCTTTGCCCCGGATAAGCCAGGTGAAATATTTTTGATGGATTTGAATGAAGACAATCCCAGAGCAGTGGAACTGAGAATCAGCCGAGGGTTTGATCTGGCATCATTTAACCCTCATGGAATCAGCACCTATATAGACAGAG ATGACACCGTGTACCTCTTTGTTGTGAACCATCCCCACCAGAAGAGCACAGTAGAGTTGTTTAAATTTGTAGAAGATGACAATTCTCTTGTACACCTGAAAACCATTCGACATGACCTTCTGACAAG taTGAATGATATAGTAGCCATGGGACCAGACAGCTTCTATGCTACCAATGACCACTACTTCTCTGACTTCCTCTTGATGTTCTTAGAAATGTTATTGGGCTTAACCTGGTCAAATGTTGTTTACTACAGTCCAAAAGAAGTTAAAGAGGTAGCATCTGGGTTTTATTCAGCCAATGGAATTAACATTTCACCTGATAGAAA GTACATCTATATTGCAGATATATTGGATCACAATGTCTATGTCATGGAAAAACATGCTAACTGGAGTTTAACCCATGTGAAG ACTCTGCAGCTGGACACGCTGGTCGATAACTTGTCTATTGACCCCCACACTGGAGACATCTGGATAGGATGTCATCCCAATGGGATGAAGCTGTTCTACTATGATCCTGAAAATCTTCCTGCATCTGAG GTCCTGCGCATCCAGAACATCCTCTCGGAGCAGCCCGTGGTGACGCGCGTCTACTCCGACAATGGCTCcgtgctgcagggcagctccgTGGCTTCCATCTACCAGGGAAAGCTGCTCATTGGCACAGTCTTCCACAGAGCTCTCTACTGTCATCTATAG
- the LOC129134929 gene encoding serum paraoxonase/arylesterase 2 isoform X2, translating into MMQKQIAEWSNPGALRSRLNASREVAPVSLPDCRLIKGIETGSEDIEILPNGLAFISSGLKYPGIKSFAPDKPGEIFLMDLNEDNPRAVELRISRGFDLASFNPHGISTYIDRDDTVYLFVVNHPHQKSTVELFKFVEDDNSLVHLKTIRHDLLTSMNDIVAMGPDSFYATNDHYFSDFLLMFLEMLLGLTWSNVVYYSPKEVKEVASGFYSANGINISPDRKYIYIADILDHNVYVMEKHANWSLTHVKTLQLDTLVDNLSIDPHTGDIWIGCHPNGMKLFYYDPENLPASEVLRIQNILSEQPVVTRVYSDNGSVLQGSSVASIYQGKLLIGTVFHRALYCHL; encoded by the exons ATGATGCAAAAGCAGATTGCAGAATGGAGCAACCCTGGAGCCCTGAG GAGCAGACTCAATGCTTCACGGGAAGTAGCCCCGGTGAGCCTCCCGGACTGCCGGCTCATTAAAGGGATCG aAACTGGTTCAGAAGACATCGAAATACTTCCCAATGGACTGGCTTTTATCAGCTCT GGCTTGAAATATCCAGGAATAAAGAGCTTTGCCCCGGATAAGCCAGGTGAAATATTTTTGATGGATTTGAATGAAGACAATCCCAGAGCAGTGGAACTGAGAATCAGCCGAGGGTTTGATCTGGCATCATTTAACCCTCATGGAATCAGCACCTATATAGACAGAG ATGACACCGTGTACCTCTTTGTTGTGAACCATCCCCACCAGAAGAGCACAGTAGAGTTGTTTAAATTTGTAGAAGATGACAATTCTCTTGTACACCTGAAAACCATTCGACATGACCTTCTGACAAG taTGAATGATATAGTAGCCATGGGACCAGACAGCTTCTATGCTACCAATGACCACTACTTCTCTGACTTCCTCTTGATGTTCTTAGAAATGTTATTGGGCTTAACCTGGTCAAATGTTGTTTACTACAGTCCAAAAGAAGTTAAAGAGGTAGCATCTGGGTTTTATTCAGCCAATGGAATTAACATTTCACCTGATAGAAA GTACATCTATATTGCAGATATATTGGATCACAATGTCTATGTCATGGAAAAACATGCTAACTGGAGTTTAACCCATGTGAAG ACTCTGCAGCTGGACACGCTGGTCGATAACTTGTCTATTGACCCCCACACTGGAGACATCTGGATAGGATGTCATCCCAATGGGATGAAGCTGTTCTACTATGATCCTGAAAATCTTCCTGCATCTGAG GTCCTGCGCATCCAGAACATCCTCTCGGAGCAGCCCGTGGTGACGCGCGTCTACTCCGACAATGGCTCcgtgctgcagggcagctccgTGGCTTCCATCTACCAGGGAAAGCTGCTCATTGGCACAGTCTTCCACAGAGCTCTCTACTGTCATCTATAG